The Trichoderma breve strain T069 chromosome 2, whole genome shotgun sequence DNA segment TCTGGTTTCCAATCGGATTTCCCATCAGGTCTTCCATCAGGCCTTCCATCGGGTTTCCCCTCTAGCCTTCTCTCCGGCCTTCCTTCTGGCTTTCCCACCGGCCTTCTCTCCGGCCTTCCTTCAGGTTTTCCATCAGGCTTTCCTTCTGGGTTTCCTTCTGGATTTCCTTCTAGCCTTCTCTCCGGTCTCCCAACCAACCCCAGTGTCATCACGGGCTTGCCTGGCGGACCAGTCATCGCGACACACACTGAGTTCACTGTTCTTGGCCCTGATGGACTTCCAACTGTCATTGAGTCCTCCTGGCTGGTGCCCGCACCGACGAACACGCAGCTGGGTATCTCTGGTCCGAATTCCGTAGGTGGATTCCCAAATCAGGTCACGGGCATCCCAACTCAAACTGCTGGAACGGCGGCTGGCGTGAGCGTGGATGGCAGTACAACTTGCACAAGCTATACAGTACTGGGACCTGATGGCCTCCCAACTGTCATTGGTACCACTTGGGTCGTTCCAAACCCGACTGCCGGCGCGATTCCCGCCAACGTCGTCACTGGAGTCCCAAGCCAAGTTAGCGGAGTTTCTGGTTTTCCTTCACAGTTTGGAACGAATGTTGGAGGTGCGAGTGCCGTCACGACTTGCACGAGTTATACTGTCCTGGGACCTGACGGTGTTCCCACAGTTGTTGAGTCCACCTTTGTTGTGCTCGCGAGCAGCACTCTTCCTGCAGTTACCAACGGActgcctctgcctcctgCTCAAGCTTCTGGCTTTCCACAAGGCACCCCAAACCTTCCAGAGGGAGGTAATTTTGCCACAACTTGCATCACAGTCGGCGTTATAGGACCAGATGGATTTACAACGCCTGCTATCCAAACCCTTGTCATCCCTACCAGTGGTCTAGGCAATGCTTTGCCTGCCCAAACCAACCTTGGGTACCCTTCTCTTGTTCCTGCCCAAACCggtcttcctcttccccaaGGAGGTCTTTCTGCTACTCCTGCTGGAAGTGGACTTTTCACCACCTGCATTACGGTTACCACACTAGGACCAGATGGCATGGCAACGCCTGTTGTTCAGACTATTGTCGGTTTGCCGAGTGGTGCCAATCTTGGGGCCCCGAGTGGGAGTCTGATCAACCTTCCTACCCTCACTCAATACGGATCTTTTGGCACTGGTCTGCCAGTTGTTTTGCCGCCATCTGCAGTGGTTTCTGGCCTTGCGGAACCAACAGGGACTGTCACTGGTACCCGCACTTCGACTTTTACTGTCACCAATGGTCCTGATGGACGGCCTGCCTCTCTCATTCCGTACGGTGACGAGTGGAACAATCAAGCTCCAGTGTTGGAATCTTCGCCGCTGTCAAATAATGCCTACGGCTCGCTTCCAAGTGGCCCATCGCATCTTGCAACGGCTCTCCAGACTAGTACATGGACCAACGTCATACCGGAGCAAACCACCACCTACACCATCAACTTTCCTCTTACTACCATGGCGACTGTTACTCTTCCTAATCGACGTGTCATGCGACGTCAGCAAGAGTAAGTCACATATGATCTCCCTATATACAATTTCTAACCTAGCATAGGTCAGTAATGTCAGAGTTTGTGTGGGACAACTCTAGTGCTACTCTCTCCTTTCCGGCCTTTAGTATCCCGAGCCCCTTTACTCCCGTTCTTCCTTCTGTGACAGATTCCGTGCCACCGCAAGCTTCTGCTGTGGACGGATCAGATTTCAGCCCTATGTGTCCTACTGGTGGAAAGATTGGCAATTTTACACTCGACGTAAGTACATCATATGCCTCTCACCTCCTGTCATGCCCATCGCTAATTTGAATAGTTTGATGATACCAAGGCTGGTCCATTCTTCAATCCTTCTCGCGATATCTGGTTCTCTCAAGGGTTCCTCATCGCGCCCCCATCGTCCCAAACCTCTCAATCTTACAATCCTTCGTCCGGCGGCCAGCTTGTGGAATTTATGCCACCATCCCTGCCTTTATCAGCTCATTCTAATGCGGGGGACACTGCTGAGATTGGTGTTGGTCCAAATGCTCCAAATCACTGCTTCAGATTTGACTTCCAGGGCGCGAGCCTTGGCTGTGCGGCAGAAGGTGCCGAAAACTGGTGTGACTTTGAAGTTTCAGCATACCGCTACAACGACGTTTCGCAAAGAGAGGAATCAATAGCCTGGTCTGAGACGAAGCATATTCCAGCATGCCCCAACTTCCCTCATGGGAACTGCCGGTTGACCCCTGTGTCGTTTGGTGGCTACACGAACATCACGTCGATTCTGATCAATCTCCGTGTTGGCAATGAAGTACGAGTCTGGTGGGGAGATGACTTCAAATTCGGCTGGAGCGACAATGGTTGTGATGCCGCGGCTTGTCGCGCGAATGCTCTTCCTCAACCCGTCAAGCGTGAGGCCATCGAATCAGCCGTCCGCCAAGGAGTCTGGCACTGGACTCCGCGTGGGCTGAAGCGACTTGATGACGGATACATCTGGGAATCAGTATAATAGCCATCATTTGATAATTTCGGAGGGTAGTTAGGTGCGATGAAATGCGGTGGGATAATATttgctgtttgtttgttgtttgttaTGGGGACAATTTGAACCTAGATTTCTTGGCGAGCAGCATAATGTGGTTGTAGCTGCAGTATCAGATGTAATGGTGACCAGCAGTGGGATGGAGGCTACCTAGGTCATGTAAATCACATCGTTATGGCAAAATCAATGGACATTTCCGACGAGATTCTCTCTAAATTTGGTGTTAGTAGTACGTTGATATGAAAACTTGGCGAGTCGTAGACAATGAGAGGAACAATGAGCATATCGCAGCCTGGCATTTCTATGTTGACTTGGTCTTGACAATTAGGCATAGACGCGAATAGTCTTTTCGTTTCAAATATTGAATTGGAAGGGCAGGGGCCCGCGACTCTTTACAAAGGAGCGACGATGTAGGAGGAGTGAATAATGTATACAGATGCTATCTTACACTAAAATGAGTGTCTATAGTACGCCAAGCGGTGATTTCCTGTTCCTTAAGGGCTGGTCTCTATTGAACCAGGTAGACATGGCATCCACATCTCTGCTTTTGCGTCCCGTTCCACCTAGAAGTGGGCATGCTTCGTCCCAGGGACCACAGTCAGCGTCACACGGTGGCAGATCCAAAGGAATGATGCCAGATTCGAAGTAGTCGGCTACGACTCTCCTGGTGCATTGGCTGAGGGCAGAGGCCACGGCGGTATGACCCATGGCCTCCTGGATGAGGACTCGGGCGCCGGGGTGTTGGTCGGCCATGGCCTGGGCGGCTCGCAGTGGCGTGGCGGGGTCAAGTCGATTGGAGAGGAATAGGATAGGGGCTGCGGGACGGCCCGGCCGGAGGGACGGATCCGGATCGGGGGTGGTGAAGGGGCCGTTGAAGCGCCAGTTGGGCCGGATGCGCCAGCTCGAGCATGGGATGCGGATTGTAGACCATTTGGCGCCAAGGATGCTGGAAGTGTCCATCTGGCTCTGCACGTACTTGTGCCAGAAAGCGAAGCCCCTTTGGGAAATgtcctcgccatcattgcaGACGACGGCGTCCTGagtctcctccatctcaacggGCCAGACCTCGTCACCTAGGGGGCATGCGTCCCTCATGCGGGGCACCACGCCTGTGCCCACAGCCCAGGTGGCGATGTCTGTCAGGTCGCCGGACATGAATTTGTCCAATGTTTTTGCAAGCCCCTTGAACTGCGTCAAAGGCCCATAAAGAACCAGGCCGGCCAGCAGTCGAATGTCCCAGCCAGTGACGATAACGACGTCTCCCGAATCTACCAGCGCGGGCTTGGGTGCGTCATCCCACTCTGAGAGGAAAGCGTCAAACCGACGGCGTATGTCGGATGCTCCGTGGGCGTCCGACTCGCGAGCCAGGGCGCAGATTTCGGGgccggcagcagcacagcCCTCAAAGAAACGATCGAACATCTCATCTGCATCGACAGTATTTGTAAGCCAGCCCTGAGATAGGAAGAAAACTATTAGCAAACGTTACAAGAGCATCTTTGTTGTATGAGAAACGTACTGGCCCCGTTGTGTAGTCTTGAATATCGCAAACCCCGTCAAGGATCAGGCGACCAACACGGCCGGGAAACATGGAAGCAAAGTAATTACCAAGGACGGTGCCATAGGAAAATCCAATGTACTGAAGACGCGGAACATTGCCAGGTTCGTCGTGAAGCTCGGCCGACTTCCTCTTGGGAGCAGATCGCTTCTTAACCTCTCCTTCCATGTCGGAGTCGCACGTGTCTGGTGCTTCATACCCTTTACGTTTCTGAACAGCCTCCTTTTTGCGCAGCTCGTCGGTTCTGTCAACCATCTCGACCATGTCGCGTGCGACATTGGGTGTTCCAACAAAGGCCATGGCGTCCTCGGCTTCCTGGCACCGCTGGGCAAAAGCatccatgatggcaaggCTGTACGCAATGGTGTCGTCTCCCTTAGTGAGGGCGCCATTACCGCGCTTTTCGAGCAGGAAAGCGTCTCGCGCTAGCAAGTTCCCATTGAAGCAGTCGGAAGCGGGAGTCGTTTTTCCAACACCACGGGGATCGAAAGAGACAATCTCGTAATGGCGGCGTCCCGGCTTATCGACCGTGTACTGAAGATAACGGCCTGAGATGAGCAGAAATTCAACACCGGAGCTACCAGGTCCTCCAGggttggtgaagatggtgccGCCAAAGGTAGGATCGTCGTCTGGTACCACTGCAGGCAGCTTGATCATGGCAATGGTGGCCACTCTTGTGTCTGTCTCGTTGAGCCAGTCAAGGGGCACCTCCAGGCGAGCGCACTTGAACTCGCCATAGCAGTCGTGATACTCGAGTTCGTCGCTGGGCTTGATGGCGTCCCACTCGAAATGGAGTTTCTCCGAAGCGTTGACTCGCGCGATAGCCAGCATGGAGCAGCATCCAGCCGCCAGAAGACGCGAGCAGAGCCTCATGACGATGCCTGCAGTCCTGGCAACCCAATATCAATGCTGAGTTGGTCAGTCGTCGTCGAATATAACGATATAAATGagaggggaggagagaagacagagTGGAAAGACAGATggaagagagcagagaaGTTAGATGAAGCGACAGGGTAGGGTAAGAAGTGTAGACACGACCTACTTCACCCAAGCGGGAAGTATAAGTAGCACGGTAACGAGAGACGACCAGCAGCCGAATGTTATAGGCTGTCAAGTTGTTTGCTCTAGCCGGTGCAACAGCCCTGAGATCATCGATAGCAGCACGCCTGAACGGCCGGTGACTCTGAGTGACTTGCTGCTGTCAATCGCCGCATCGCGGGATCTAAGCCCACGCGAGCAGGCTGAAGCAATGTCTCGGGCCATGTCTTGATGTGGAAAGGAAAAGCAGAGATGCCATGTGATGTTTGCTTTTATCGATCACATGTGGATGCTTGTACTGCTCCATGAGTATGCGCGTGGATGTATGAGCATATCGTGGCTGATAGCTGTCTTGGGGAGGCTGCGGTTGTTGCTTGTTTCGGTCAGAAACGTCCACGGGTGGCAAAGCAATGGAACCATTTGCAACAGCCAGCAGCGCAATTGGTTGGTATAGCAGTATCTACAGGGCATCTGCTCTGCATAGGTATGCAAGCTCAGCTGTCTATCATGTGTAAGTCAGTCACATGTAGGagcaaaagggaaagaggctgagaaggaaTAAGACATGCTATTAATAATCATATTGCAGTTCTCGGccggaaaagaagaaaaaggatcAGTTGTACGTA contains these protein-coding regions:
- a CDS encoding TAP-like protein domain-containing protein, translated to MRLCSRLLAAGCCSMLAIARVNASEKLHFEWDAIKPSDELEYHDCYGEFKCARLEVPLDWLNETDTRVATIAMIKLPAVVPDDDPTFGGTIFTNPGGPGSSGVEFLLISGRYLQYTVDKPGRRHYEIVSFDPRGVGKTTPASDCFNGNLLARDAFLLEKRGNGALTKGDDTIAYSLAIMDAFAQRCQEAEDAMAFVGTPNVARDMVEMVDRTDELRKKEAVQKRKGYEAPDTCDSDMEGEVKKRSAPKRKSAELHDEPGNVPRLQYIGFSYGTVLGNYFASMFPGRVGRLILDGVCDIQDYTTGPGWLTNTVDADEMFDRFFEGCAAAGPEICALAQWDDAPKPALVDSGDVVIVTGWDIRLLAGLVLYGPLTQFKGLAKTLDKFMSGDLTDIATWAVGTGVVPRMRDACPLGDEVWPVEMEETQDAVVCNDGEDISQRGFAFWHKYVQSQMDTSSILGAKWSTIRIPCSSWRIRPNWRFNGPFTTPDPDPSLRPGRPAAPILFLSNRLDPATPLRAAQAMADQHPGARVLIQEAMGHTAVASALSQCTRRVVADYFESGIIPLDLPPCDADCGPWDEACPLLGGTGRKSRDVDAMSTWFNRDQPLRNRKSPLGVL